The genomic stretch CCAGCAGCAGGTGGAGCAGGTCGAGGTCAGCGGCCGCGTGGACCTGGTCGAAGCCTTCGGCGAGCAGCTGCTCGCCGGTCGGGACGCCAGCGTGCTGCCGGGCGACGGTCTGCGCCGGGACCTGCCGGTTGGCGGGCCTCGCATCCTGCCGGGTCTGACAGTCCTCGAGGGCCGTGCGCGCGACGATCGCCACGGCGGGCAGCCGGTGCTGGTGCGCTCGCTCCACCAGCCGGGCGCGAATGGCGAACTCGGTGTTCGTGGCGTCCACCAGAGTCGGCAATCGGCGCGCCAGGCGGCAGGTCAGCACCGTGTCGAAGACGGCGACCGCGGCCGGGGTGCTGTCCTGTAGACCGGGGTCGTCAGCCACCCGCTCGCGGCAGTCATCGAGCGACAGGCGCCAGATGCGGGGGAACGCCGTGGCGATCCGGGTCTTGCCGCTCCCGGCCGCTCCGATCGTCAGGTAGAGGCCGGGCGTGGGCAGGCCAAGCGCGGCCAGGGCGGATTCGATCATGTGGCTCCTCACACGGGGCTGAAGGTCGATGGGCGGCCGGTCGGCCTGTCCGGCCCTCGCCCGGCCCCGGTGTTGCGGGGTGGGCGAGGACCAGGCGGAGCGACCGGAGGGTCAGCGCTGGAGCGGGTGGATGTTGTCGCCGTAGTCGTCGCCCGCCGGGGTGGGGGCGGGGAGGGTGGCATGGATGTGGAGCGCGGGGTTGAACTGGGGCTGGAACTGCGGCGGGTGGTTGTGGACGATGGGCCGCAGGGTCAGCCCGCGCAAGGCGAAGACGCTGGCCAGCGCCCACATGAGGGCGGCGAGCCCGGTGGCGGCGGCGCGGCCTCCGGCCGGGGCGGCGGACCAGATCATGGCGAGGCTGCCGATCCCGAACAGCAGCCAGGCGATGCGGGCGCCGGCGTTGCCGAAGAACCCGCCGACCAGACCGAGCAACCCGGTCAGTTGCCAGAACGCGTACAGGGCGGCCGGGGCGACGGCCAGGTGCGCGGCCTGGTCGGCGAGGAAGACCCGGATGGGGTGGTCGACCGTGCCCCACAGGCCGCTGCCGTCGCCGCCGTTGGTGGCCGGGACGTCGGACAGGCCCTTGAGCGTGGCGGAGGCGATGTCGCCGACGGCGTCCAGCATCAGCACGATGAGGCTGAGCCCGCCGAACAGTGCGGCGGCCTTGATCCAGTTGGCGACCTCGTGCCAGCTGCCGTGCCGGGCCTGGAAGACCTCTTCCCACCGCTGGTAGAGGAAGCCGCCCTCCTCCCAGGACGCCTTCCACGCGGCGCGCAGCCCGGCGAAGCGCTTCGGGCGGGGCCAGTCCTTCGCGTCGGGCGGCGGGGGCGTCTGGTTGAGCACGTCGAGGAAGGACCGGTTTTCCTGGCCGTTGACCGGCTTGTCGTTGCTGGGCATGGCGTAGCTGCTCCTTCGGCGGAGGTCGGTGGTGAGCGGTGGTGGGCTGGCCGGGTCGGTCAGCGGATCTCGTTGCGGGTGCGGGCGAAGAACGCTCCGCGCGTGGTGCTGTTGTTGTGGATCTCGGTGTGGTGGGTGACCGGGCCCTCGTAGACGTTCTTGGTGACAGCCGCGCGGGCCTTGCTGATCGCGCCGCCGATGGCGGTGGCTGCCATGGCCAGGCCCGCGAACGGCAGGGTGACCATCAGGACGCTGTTCAACGTGACGGAGGCCAGGCCCTGGAGCACGAGCCAGGCGCCGCAGCCGATGCCGGTGACTCCAGCGCCCACGCCGATCGAGGCGACGGCGATCCCGGCCGCCCAGGCCGGGACGATCCGCTTGTCGTCCTGCTTCACGGGCGGGGCGGTGCCGAAGGCCGGCGGCTCGGTGTCGTCGCGGAACGAGGTGGGGTGGTGCTGGACGGGCTTGCTGGCCCATTCATCGATCAGGCGGCGGGCTTCGGCCGCGGCCTCGGACTCGGGCATGCCGTGCTGGGTGTTCAGGGGGTCCATCGGGGTTCTCCGATCACGCGGGAAGTGGAGCGCCCTCCTGGCCGTGACGGCTGGGAGGGTGCTTGAGGGAGTGGCCGCGCGCAACGGCGAAGGGCGTCGCCGGAGTCGTGTCCGGCGGCGCCCTTCGGCGTTGTGCAGCAGGTGAGTTGGGGCTGGCGGGTGGGTAGTCACCGCACCTGCGCCCCAGGCATCCTCAAACCAACAGGCGCGGGGAAGGGGATGTGGTGGAGTTCGTCTTCGAGTGCGGATGGTGCGGGGGCGACAACTACTTCGTGGGCAAGCAGGTCGGCTTCTGGGTCGACAAGTGGGAGATCCCCTCGGAGTGGGACTGCCGCTTCTGCGACGGGCTCAACTACACGCCCGACCCGCCGTGGACCGAGGCGTAGTCAGAAACTGGAGATCAGTCCGGCGAGCGATGCGAGGCCGCTGTTGATGAACGGGGCCAGGCCGGTCGCGGCGAGGGTGAAGCCGAACAGCGTGCAGGCCAGCATGGAGCCGACGCGGACGTAGCCGCCCTTGAGCAGGACGAACACGATGATGCCCAGCAGCGCGGCGGCGGAGACGGAAAGGGCCACGGCGGGTGGTCCTCCTTCGCGAGGATCGGGTGGGGCCGGCCGTGCTCGGGCAGGCCGGCCCCGGGGATGGACGGGATGAGGAACGGTCAGGCGTTGTTGAGGCTCTTGATGGCCTCCAGCGCCTGGCGGGGTGAGGTGACCTGCTCGGAGCGGCTGCCGGAACTGCGCTTGCCACCGCCGCCCTTGCCGCCTCCGCCACCGCTGCGGCGGCGGGAGCGGCCGTCGCCGTCGTCCTCGTCGGGCTCGGGCCAGAACTCGCCGGGCCGCACGGGCTCGTTCCAGTCGAACCACAGGCCGCGCTTCTCCAGCTCGCTGATCTCGTAGTCGGTGAGCCGGTTGACCTCGTCGGGGAACAGCTCGGAGAGGTCGGTGTCGAAGTCCGCGTACAGCGACCGCATCAGGACGGCGCGGCCGTTGTCGAGGACGATGACCGCGACGCCGCCCGTGCTGACGCCGTTCTCCGGGTCGGCCTCACCGCGCATGGCCCGCTCGATCGCGGAACCCTCGGTACGGGAGTAGCGCGCCGGGATGGTCGGCACGTCGTAGGCGTTCTCCATGGTGCCCTCCGCCGCCTTGCGGGTGGCGCCGGGCGAACCCATGTTGAAGATGACCGGACGGCTGTTCTGCCGCAGGTTGTCCTTCATCTCCGTGGAGAAGCCGTTGTGCGCGAACGGCGACTGCCCGGCCGGGTTGAAGCCGATGCCGTACTTGAGCCCGGTAACGGTGAGGTCCTCGCCGTCCTTCTGGATGAACTCGCCGAAGTCCGCGTCCTGCGCCGCGGTCATGAACTCATCGCCGTAGACGTTCAGCTGCCGGTAGGGGCAGCGGGGGTCGCCCGGCTTGTAGTCGTGCGGCTGGCCGTCGTGCGGCCAGGGCATGTCGGCGCGGATCTCACACAGCGCCTTCGCCGCCCGCAGCGAGCGGGCCATCCACAGCGCGTTCGAGCCCTGCCGGTCGATGTACCTGCCGAGCACGGTGGTCTTCTCGTCCTTGCGGACGGTGCCCAGCCACACCACCTGTCCGTCCAGGGACTGGGCGGCCATGTGGATCGCGAAGAACTGCGTCTTACCCGACCGGCTGACCCCGAGGGTGAGGCCGTGGGCCGGGGCGTTCTTGTCGTGCTGGTACACCATCGTCTTGACCGGCTGGCCGGTGATGGTGAACCCGCACACGTACATGCCCTTGGCGTCCGGGGTGAGCAGCTCGCGGGTGGCGGGGAAGATCTGCGACAGCGGCGGCTCATCGAACGCGCTGATCAGGAACTCCGAGCCGTCGATGAGGACGAACACGCAGGAGTCGTCCTCGGGCAGCTTCAGTCCGCGGCAGACCTTGGCGAGGTCGATGCGCGGGGTCTCGGTGGAGTCGGACATCTTGGCCCGGTAGAACGTGACCCCGCGTTCGTCGTCGCGGGTCTTGTGGACCAGCTCGGAGCCGGGGGCGCCGCCCTTGGGCGAGCCGACCTTGTCCGCCCAGCGCTCCTGGTCGGTGGGGGCCTTGCGGCGGCGCTGGTTGGCGTCGGGGGTGATGTGGGCCTCCATCCAGCCGGGTCCGCCCTGGCGGCCGGGCTGGATGGCGACCTCCGACAGGACGACGTCGCTGGAAGGCACAGCGAACGGGGCGGCGACGGCGGCTTCGGTGAGGCCGGTGATGGGCCGTCCGGTCTCCGAGGCGCGCAGCAGGATCGTCATGTCGTGCCGCATGCCGGGATGCCGGGTGGCCTTGACGACGTGCGTCCGGGCGGGCATCCCGGCGTTCTCCCACATCATCCGCACCTCGCGGGTGAGCAGGTCGGCGCCGTCGTCCGGCACGGCCGGGGACGGCTCCGGGACTTCGGCGACCTGCAGTTGCGGGGCCGGGGCCGCGACGGCAGGGCGGTTGCGGCGGCGGGTGTGCCGGGAGAACGGCAGCACGAAAGAGCCGGCCGCCGCCCATCCGGCGGCGAGCAGTCCGTCCAGCCAGTACGGGCCGAAGCCGGTGGTGTGCCCGGCGGCGACGTCGACGGCGGCGGCCAAGACCAGCGGGGACCAGCGCAGGATCTTGCGTCCGGCGCCGGGCTCATCGCTCTTGGCGGCCAGGAACCATGCGCCGATCCCGGCGGCGCCGGCCAGCTGCACGACCTGGTTGACGGGGCTGTCGGGGTAGACGTTCGGGGCCACGGCCAGCACAGGCGCGGCGAGGGTGTAGGCGAGGCGTTCGAGCGTGACACTGCGCGGCGTGGTCACCGAATCTCCTTCGGGAAACGGGACGGGCGGCCCCGCGGTGTGTCGCGGAGCCGCCCGTGGCGGGGTGGGTTGGGGGAGCGGGGTCAGCGGTTGAAGAAGCCCGGCTTGGGGGTCTTCTCGCGCCGGTTGGAGCGGATTTCGTCCAGCGCTCCGTAGAGCTTGGAGTGGGTACGCCGGGTCTGGTGGGTGAGGTCGGCGGTCTCCTGGGCGGTGTCGCTCAGCTTCTTGACCTGCACGGCCGCGCCCCCGAGGGCCACCGAGACGTTGCTGGTCAGCTCCACGAACTTCGCGTCGAGTCCGGCGGTGCCGATGTCGCGGGCCACGTCCTGGGCGCGCTGGGCGTTGGCCTTGACGCTGCGCACCAGCGCCTCCAGCTCGAGGCCGGCGTCGTCCAGCGCGCCGGCGAGCGTCTTGAGCTTGGCCTGGACGGCCTTGTACCGGTTGTCGTCGTCGGCCGGGACGGGCACCGGGCCGGCGCCGCTGGGTGCGAGATCGCTGCTCATCAGCGGGTTCCTCCCTGATTCTTAGTCGTGGTGGGCGGCGGCCGACGCGTACGTCAGGCCCGCGTCTTCCTTGGCGGCCATGTCCTGGCCGTAGATGCGGGCGACCATCGCGGCCGCGAGCTTGGCGGCCTCCAGGGCGAGGCCGCACTCGGACGCGCACCGTTCGGCCTGCTGCCTCATCCGGCCCGCGGCGTCGGCCAGGTCCGAGATCAGTTCGGTGACCTCGGTGGCGATGTTGTGGTCGCCGATCAGGTCGGCGGACATGTCCCGCAGGGCGTCGGCGACCTTGTCGAGCGCGTCCGCGAGGGCTTCGGCCTTCTCCTGGTCGGAGGCGGCCTGGATGGCGATGTTCGCCATCTCCATCAAGAACTCGTCGAACGTGATGTCCGTGCGGTGCTGGGCGGCCAGACCGCCCTGCCCGGACGGCCTGCTGACCTCCGCGCTGCTCACGCTGCTCCCTTCGGTGCTGGTGGGTCGGCTGCTGGTGGCCGGTCGGCCGACGACGGCCTGATCGCGCTCGCCGGGTGCGTCGGTCGCGTCCGGCCGACTGGTGCCGGGGCGCTTGATGACCCCCCGCCTGACGCGCGGTTGCCTGGGCGCGCGGGGCAGGCCGGGACGGCGGGCGGCATACCAGCCGAACGGGTCGGCTTCGTCGTCGACGATCACCGCGTCCGGGATGTCCTCGCTGGTGTCCGGCTTCGGGCTGGGACGGCTCGGGCGGCCGTCGGCCCACTCCACCGTCGGGTCGGGATCCTCCGCCCCGTCCCATGCCCAGCCGCGTCGCCGCCCGGCACGCCCCGCACGACCAGTGCGGCCCCGCCGACCGGCCCTGCCGGTTCCGCTGCCGGTGCGCCGACGCCGGAACCGGCGCCGTTTCTTCGAGTCGTCAGACGGCCCGTCACCGGCCTTGGAGTCCTTGCCCGGCTCATCGGACGCCGGGGCGTCCTTTGTGCCGCTGGAGGCCCCGTCAGGGCCCTCCTTGGCGTCCTTCTCGCCCTTGCCGTCGGTGCCCTTGGCCTTGGAGTCCTTGTCCTTGGTCAGGCTCACCTTCTCCGCGCCGGCCTTGGCATCCTTGGCGTCCTTCGCGTCGGCGCGGCGCTTGTCGAAGCGGCGCTGGGCTTCCTCCGCGACGGCCTGGCCCAAGGTGGTGCGGCCCGAGTCGGCCGACGCCGCGGCTTCCCGCTTCGCCTTCCGTGCCGCGTCCCGCTCCTGCCGCTTCGCGCGGCGGTCATCCCGGTTCTGCTGCCGGTTGGCGCGGGCCTGGTCGCGGTCCTTGGACCGGTCGGCGATGCCGGCGGCGTGCCCGGCACTGCGCCTTTCCTGCCGGGCGGCCTGGCGGGCTCCGGCGCGCTCCTGGCGGCCGCGGGCCCGCTCCGCGCGGGCGTTGGAGGCCGGGCCGTCGTTCTTCGAGCCGCCAGACCCCGTCTGAGAGCCTTTCGAGCCCCCGGACGACCCGTTGCGCCCGGAACCGCCTGTACGGCCGCCAGAGCCCGTCTGGGAGCCCTTCGTTCCGCCCTTGCCGCTTCCGCTGCCCCCGGATGATCCGGACCCCGAACGCCCGGCGCCGCCGCCGGAGTTGGTGCCACGCGACCCGGGCCCCTTGGAGCCGGGACCCGAGTTGTTGCGGGACGGACCGCCGCCGCTGCCGCCCCCGCCGCGCGAGGACCCGCCGCCACCGCCGGCCTTCGAGCGGCCCTTGTCCGTCCCCAGGCCGGAGCCCGGCGACTTCGTGCGGTCGGCGTCGGCCTTTGACCGTGCCGCCGCTTTGTCGCCCTTCGCTTTCATCATCGCGGCGTGGAGCTTTCCGTTCTGCTCCATCATCGCGACTTCCTGCGCGGTGCGGCCCTCCAGCAGCGCGGCCTTGCGCGCTATTTCAGCCTCACGGAAAGGCGCTTCGCTTTCATGATTGGCCCGCGCCCTTTCCAGCCGGAATTCAAGCCAGTCACCGAGACGGTCAGCGAGCGAACGAGGCTGGACGTATTCGCCTTCCTCGTATTCACCCTCATCTTCTCCGGTTTCCGGCGCCGTAATTCCGTCGGAACGCAGCGCTGCCGCCGGGTCCGGAACAGCCGGAATCGGCGGCAGTTCCATCGTGGTCTCCTCCGGGCGCTCCGGGGGAGCCTCCGGAATGTCTTCCGGCGGCGGAATGGTGTCGATGAAATCCGGGATCGGCGGCAGCGTGTAGGTGGAATCACCGCTCCACGGGCCGTGGACCAGGGTTCCACCGCTCGCGTCGTCGGACTCGTCGGACACGGTGCACCTCCCTCCAGGGGGACTTGACAGACAGTGGGGTCTCGTGTGCACGCGTGTGCACGTGCACGTGTGCACGCTTTACGCGCGCGAGGCCCCGCCGGAGCCCGGCGGGGCCTTCGTGGGTGACGCTCAGTTACGCGGGCCGTGCTGCTTCAGGACGGTGTCCGCGTACTGCATGAGGTGGTCGAACAGCCGCGGGTCGCCCGCCTGCCGCTTCTCCAGCACCAGCTTGAAGAGGCGGCAGACCAGCGTGAATGCGGTGAGGACATCACCGCGACCGGCTTTGACTTCCCTCGTGATTTCGGACCGAGTAACGCGGAGCCAGAATTCCATCCGGCCCATTTCACCGCGACGTTCGATCGCCTTGCGCTCTTCGTCCTGCAGCCAGCCGTTCCGCCCTTGAATGGAGCGTTCGATGCTGCTGAGGGGGCGCGTCACGCCGACTCCCTGTTACCCAGGTCGTAAATCGACGTAGGAACACTATAGCCGGAACTCGGGCTCTGCGCACCCTGCTGCGTCGAGTTGGGTGCAGCCTGGAGCTGCTGCGGGTTCTTCTTCCGCTGCCTTTCCAGCTCCTTTTCCTTCCTTTCCTTGGCCGTATTCACAACGGCCTCGTCGTGGGCGCGGCGCTTATAGGCGCTCTTTTCCAGGCCCGCGGTCAGGTCGTTCAGGTCCTTGAGAACACTCCCGAGGGCCTTTTCGACGGGCATCGCCCGCAGCCGGGCGTGGTACCAGCGGTCACCCTCCACGTGCGTGTCGCGCAGGTGCACGCGAGTCTCCATCGCGAGGGTCTCCAGGTTCTTGCCGATGTCCAGCAGCACGCGCCGAACGTCGGCCAGGTACCGGGCGGTTGCCTCCGGGCTCTGCGCGACGTCGCGCAGAGGGGAGTAGTTCGGGTCGTTGCTGTTCATGCGAGAAGACCTCCAGGTCTCGGGGTTGGGGAGGGGAGAGTCCGTGTCCCCGAGGCTGTGCGCGGGGGTGGGTGGTGCTCGGAACGATCTCGCCCGCGCCCCGCTCGGGGCGGGCGCGGGCGAGCGGCCTGCCGGCCGTGGCCGTCACCGGTCCGCGCTCACGCTCGGGAGCGTGGGCGCGGACCGGGTGCGACCATGAGCGGCAGGGGACTGCCGGGGGTGAGCGCGTCGGCGCTCACCGGGCGCTCACCTACGCGCCCGGGGCGGCCTCTTCGACCTGAGCGCGCAGGCGCTGCGCGGTCGGGCGGGAGACCGGCTTGTCGGACAGGCCCGCGTCGGTGAGCGCGTCGCGGATCTCCGTCCACTCGGGTCGGCGCCCGAGCTCGGTGTAGAGCAGACGGATACGAGCGTGGCGGCGCTCGGTCAGCGCCTCCGTCTCGCTGCGCGTAAGCGCGCCCTCCGCTCGCTGAGCGTCCGTCTCCTCCGTGTCGCGCTCACCCTCGTGAGCGCCGGAGGTGAGCGCCGGGCGCTCACGCTCGCCGCGAACCTCGCCCGAGGTGAGCGCGCTCATGTCGGGGTGAGCATGCTCGGTCTCCTCCGCCCGTTCGACGGTGAGCGCGTCCTCGGGAGTGAGCGTGTCGGCGAGCGCGGCGGGCGCGGAGCCGAGCTTGAGCGCCATCCGCTGCTCCAGCGGAGCCTTGCTCCGCCACCGCCACCCGTACTCCTCCTTGAGCTGCGCTCGCAGGTAGGTCTGCTCCTGGAGCCGGGTGAGCGCCTCCTCGTAGGAGGTGATCTCCCACAGGATCATCCGGCGGCGAAGCCGAGCGGTGGGGATCGGGGCGAGGATCCAGCGCGAGCGCCGCACCGTCTCCATCCGCTTCTTGCCGGTGACCGCGCCGATCCGCGTCGCGTACACGTGGGAGGCGATCTCCGAGAAGACCACCCACAGCAGCGTGAGGGCCGCGTGCCCGAGACGGCCCGACGCGGAGTCCGAGGCGTTCCAGTTCAGGTACACGGTCACCGCCGTCAGCGCCCGCGGCACCCAGCGGATCCACCGGAGCTCCATGCCCATGCGGATCAGCACCAGGTTGGCGCCGGTGAACGCCGGGATGGCGACATCGATGCCGACCGGCAGCAGCCACGGCCACTCCCAGCCCCACCCCGACGCCTTGGTCTCCAGCGCGGTGTAGGAGGACAGCAGACCGAGAGTGGAGACGACCGCGGCCGCCAGGACGATCCCGGCGACCAGGACCAGCTCCTGCCCGGACAGCGGCGGGACACCGCCAGCGGGCCGGGCGTCGTTGCGGGCCTTGCGCCGCGCGGCTCGGGACTCGGTCCGGATCTCCCGGCGCCTCGCCCGCTGCACGGTGCGCTCCGTCGCCGCCTGAAGGACCCGGTCCGCCTCGGCTCGGGCCTGCGCGGCGGCGGCCTGGTCGGCCGTGGCCTTGGCCGCCGCCTCCCGGGCCGACGTCGCGTCCTTCTCCGCCTGCTCCCGCAGCCGGGCGACGTCCTTGTCCGTGGCGGCCCGCAGCTCCTCAGCGGAACTGCGGGCGTCGTCCAGGGCGCGGTCGGCGTCGGCGCGAAGGCCGGCGGCCATCTTCTCCGCCCCGGCACGCACCTGCGCGGCCTGGTCGTCCGCGCTCTCGCGCAGCCGGTCGGCCTCGCCCCGCGCCCGCTCCAGGAGAGCTTCGGCGTCGGTGGTGGCCCGGGTGCGGGTCTCCGCCGCGGTGCGCTCCGCCGCCGCGAGCAGCTCGGTGCGCGCGGCCTCCGCGTCGGCGAGAACCTTGGCGGCGGCCTGCGCGGCCTCCGCCTGGACCTCGTCGGACCGCGCGGCCGCCGCGGTGGTGACCTCCTCCGCCTGGCGGCGGGCGTCGGCGAGCAGCTGCTTGGCCTTCGCGTCGGCGTCGGCCAGGACCTGGTCGGCGTCGGCGGCCGCGGTGCTCGCGGCCTCCGTGCGGACCCGGTCGGCGTCGGCCTGCGCGTCGGCCAGGACACGGGCCTGCTCGGTGGTGGCCGCCTCGGTGATCGAGGCAGCCTCCGAGCGGGCGCCGTCCAGGAGTTCGGCGGCGCGGGCCTCGCTGTCGGCGAGGATGCGCGCTGCGTCGTCGGCGGCCAGGTCCCGGAGGTCGGCGGCGCGGTCGGCGGCATCGGCCAGGACCGGGTCGGCCTCCGGGTGCACCAGCGGCACGGTGGTCTCTTCGGGGGCGGCGGCCTGGGCGGGGATGGCGGCCGACGGCTTGGTCGCCTTGGCGCGCCCGGCGCCTCGGGGCTTCGCGGCCGGGGCGGCATTCCGCCTGCGCCGGGTGGTGGTGTTGGCCACGGGGGGTGTCCTCTCTTTCCGGCGCCTCGTGCAAGAGGTCACCGCGGGTCGGCGTCGGTCGGTAGGGTCGTGACCAGGCCCTCCGAGGCCCCGGCAGCTCAAATGCCGGGGACTCGGAGGGCCGTCTGCGCGAGGCAGGTGGTCAGGGACGGGCGGGCAGCGCGCTGCTGTCCTGCCGAAGGTGCTGGCGCAGCCAGGCGACCGCGGCCGGGGTCATCGCCCCGGTGTCCGGCTCACTCAGCGGCGCGGTGTCGATGTCGTGCATCGCGTCGGTGGCCGGGAGCAGCCGCATGTAGGCGGGGTCGATCCCGGCGCGGGCGCGGTTGCCGCTCAGCTCAGTCAGGTCGTAGAGGACCTTGCCGGTGTCGGCGTGCCGCCAGGACCGCTCCACCCGGCCGACGAAGGTGTGGCCGGGAAGCCCGAGCCAGAACCGTTCGACGTCGCGGAACAGGACGAAGTCGCCCTTGGTGTAGGTGACCTTGGGCTGTACCGCCTGCGTCTGGGACTGGGTCACGTGCTCTCCTCACATCGCGTACACCGGCCGGGGCCGGGGGTCCGGGCTGTCCGGCTCCCCTCAGCCCCGCCCGTACGAGACGGGCGGGGGAGGCAACCGACAGGCGGAGCGTCAGTCGACGTCGATGAAGCGGAACGCCGCGAACGCGGTGTGGCGCGGGTCCGCGGTGGCGTCGACGATGCGGTCGGCTTCGTCGACGTCACCGCGGTTCACGGCCTCCGCGGCGCGGCGAGCGGCGTCCCAGTCGACGGGCCCGGCGAAGTTGCCGGGCTCCTGCTGGGTGCGGTGCAGGCCGGTGTGGAAGCGGACGCTGCGCAGGACGGCGCGCATGGCCCGGCGGACCGGGCGCGGCGAGCGGGCCTGGGTGACGCGGGCCGCCGGCCGACGGACGCCAGCGGCGATGAGCACCTCGACGGAGTCGAAGTCGGCGGCCGTCCAGTCACGGCCGATGCGGTTGCGTCGGAGGGCGATCATCACGCCTCCTTCCGGGCCCGGTTGCGGGCGGCGCGGCGCCGCATGGAGCGGCGTTCGTCCTCGCTCAGGCCGCCCCAGACGCCCGACTCCTGGCCGCTTTCCAGCGCCCACTGCAGGCACTGCTCGATCACCGGGCAGCGGCGGCTTCTCTGGGGGCTGATCCTGTGTGGTGAGACGTTGCACCGGAGAGCTATGTTGATCTTCTGAAGATCGTTCTCTGGGGGTGCGGCTCTGTGGCGGGTTGTTGCATCAACCGTCGGATCATGGAGTTGCATTGCGTGCCTTTCCTGTCAGATTGCCCTCTGGCGTGCGGTATTGGACGGTCGTCGATGACGGCTACGAGGTCGTGTTCATCGCTGATCAGTGGCTGAGGTTCTTGCGGTTCGGCCGAAGCCGTTCCGAGTTGACGACGAAGGCGTACGCCGGCGGCATAGCGCTGTACCTGCGGTGGTGCCGGTCAACCGGGCGCGAATGGTCCGTCGCTGCGCGGGACCTGGGCCTGTTCATGGTCTGGCTGAAGTACACGCCGTCCTCGCTGGATGACGATCCGGCGCCGGTGGTGCTGGGGCCGGGCGCCGACCCGGCTCGCAAAGAGCGGAGGGTCAACGGCGTCCTGGCGGCGGTGCGGGGGCTGCTGTCCTACGCGGTGTCGGTCGGTGAGGCACCGAGGTCGGTGCTCGGGCAGATCTACGAGCTGGCGGACAGCCGGGACCTGCCGGTGGAGGCCCAGGGCGAGGATTCCGGCCTGACCTACCGGCTGCGAGCTGTCCACCGGAGCCAGGAGCCGGAAGCCGAGGTGGACCGGGCCACCGACGAAGAGCTGGTGGCGATGTTCCTGGAGTGCCGCAATGCCCGTGACCGGCTGATCGTGCTGCTGCTCGGCCGGGTCGGGCTGCGCCGCGGCCAGGCGGCCGGTCTGCACCGCAGTGACTGTCACCTGCTTCCCGATTCGCGGGCGCTGGGCTGCGACTACAGCGGCGCTCACCTCCACGTCCGGCGACGGGAGAACAGCAACCGGGCGTGGTCGAAGTCGAAGCAGGCCTGGACACAGCCGTTGGACTTCCTGGTGGTCCAGGCTTTCGACCAGTACATCGACGAGCGACACGAAATACTCGGGGCGGGCGGCAGCGACTTCCTCCTGGTGAACCTGTTCCGTGAGCCGCTGGGGGCGCCGATGCCGCCGGACGCGCTGGGCGAGTTGTTCGAGCGGCTGAGCCAGCGGGCCGGGCTGTCGCGGAAGGTCGGTCCCCACATGGCCCGCCGGGCCTTTGGCAGCAACGTTGCGGACGCCGGCGGGTCGGTGGACGAAGTGCAGGCCCTGCTCGGCCAGACCCACCCGGAGTCGCCCAGGCCCTACCTGATCCCCGACCGGGCCCGATTGC from Streptomyces marianii encodes the following:
- a CDS encoding chromosome segregation protein ParM → MTTPRSVTLERLAYTLAAPVLAVAPNVYPDSPVNQVVQLAGAAGIGAWFLAAKSDEPGAGRKILRWSPLVLAAAVDVAAGHTTGFGPYWLDGLLAAGWAAAGSFVLPFSRHTRRRNRPAVAAPAPQLQVAEVPEPSPAVPDDGADLLTREVRMMWENAGMPARTHVVKATRHPGMRHDMTILLRASETGRPITGLTEAAVAAPFAVPSSDVVLSEVAIQPGRQGGPGWMEAHITPDANQRRRKAPTDQERWADKVGSPKGGAPGSELVHKTRDDERGVTFYRAKMSDSTETPRIDLAKVCRGLKLPEDDSCVFVLIDGSEFLISAFDEPPLSQIFPATRELLTPDAKGMYVCGFTITGQPVKTMVYQHDKNAPAHGLTLGVSRSGKTQFFAIHMAAQSLDGQVVWLGTVRKDEKTTVLGRYIDRQGSNALWMARSLRAAKALCEIRADMPWPHDGQPHDYKPGDPRCPYRQLNVYGDEFMTAAQDADFGEFIQKDGEDLTVTGLKYGIGFNPAGQSPFAHNGFSTEMKDNLRQNSRPVIFNMGSPGATRKAAEGTMENAYDVPTIPARYSRTEGSAIERAMRGEADPENGVSTGGVAVIVLDNGRAVLMRSLYADFDTDLSELFPDEVNRLTDYEISELEKRGLWFDWNEPVRPGEFWPEPDEDDGDGRSRRRSGGGGGKGGGGKRSSGSRSEQVTSPRQALEAIKSLNNA
- a CDS encoding AAA family ATPase: MIESALAALGLPTPGLYLTIGAAGSGKTRIATAFPRIWRLSLDDCRERVADDPGLQDSTPAAVAVFDTVLTCRLARRLPTLVDATNTEFAIRARLVERAHQHRLPAVAIVARTALEDCQTRQDARPANRQVPAQTVARQHAGVPTGEQLLAEGFDQVHAAADLDLLHLLLARSVAAGFDPLAEVRATFGPDLARVFAFDPDSPDSVGAFAVAGRQLTVRWSDHGEVFDHHWQARLEGETCEACGSAVWVKVTDAADLLAVYNGQPPEELFCDRCDVPDWYAA
- a CDS encoding ATP/GTP-binding protein; translation: MMEQNGKLHAAMMKAKGDKAAARSKADADRTKSPGSGLGTDKGRSKAGGGGGSSRGGGGSGGGPSRNNSGPGSKGPGSRGTNSGGGAGRSGSGSSGGSGSGKGGTKGSQTGSGGRTGGSGRNGSSGGSKGSQTGSGGSKNDGPASNARAERARGRQERAGARQAARQERRSAGHAAGIADRSKDRDQARANRQQNRDDRRAKRQERDAARKAKREAAASADSGRTTLGQAVAEEAQRRFDKRRADAKDAKDAKAGAEKVSLTKDKDSKAKGTDGKGEKDAKEGPDGASSGTKDAPASDEPGKDSKAGDGPSDDSKKRRRFRRRRTGSGTGRAGRRGRTGRAGRAGRRRGWAWDGAEDPDPTVEWADGRPSRPSPKPDTSEDIPDAVIVDDEADPFGWYAARRPGLPRAPRQPRVRRGVIKRPGTSRPDATDAPGERDQAVVGRPATSSRPTSTEGSSVSSAEVSRPSGQGGLAAQHRTDITFDEFLMEMANIAIQAASDQEKAEALADALDKVADALRDMSADLIGDHNIATEVTELISDLADAAGRMRQQAERCASECGLALEAAKLAAAMVARIYGQDMAAKEDAGLTYASAAAHHD
- a CDS encoding conjugal transfer protein TraB gives rise to the protein MSSDLAPSGAGPVPVPADDDNRYKAVQAKLKTLAGALDDAGLELEALVRSVKANAQRAQDVARDIGTAGLDAKFVELTSNVSVALGGAAVQVKKLSDTAQETADLTHQTRRTHSKLYGALDEIRSNRREKTPKPGFFNR
- a CDS encoding DUF2637 domain-containing protein, coding for MANTTTRRRRNAAPAAKPRGAGRAKATKPSAAIPAQAAAPEETTVPLVHPEADPVLADAADRAADLRDLAADDAARILADSEARAAELLDGARSEAASITEAATTEQARVLADAQADADRVRTEAASTAAADADQVLADADAKAKQLLADARRQAEEVTTAAAARSDEVQAEAAQAAAKVLADAEAARTELLAAAERTAAETRTRATTDAEALLERARGEADRLRESADDQAAQVRAGAEKMAAGLRADADRALDDARSSAEELRAATDKDVARLREQAEKDATSAREAAAKATADQAAAAQARAEADRVLQAATERTVQRARRREIRTESRAARRKARNDARPAGGVPPLSGQELVLVAGIVLAAAVVSTLGLLSSYTALETKASGWGWEWPWLLPVGIDVAIPAFTGANLVLIRMGMELRWIRWVPRALTAVTVYLNWNASDSASGRLGHAALTLLWVVFSEIASHVYATRIGAVTGKKRMETVRRSRWILAPIPTARLRRRMILWEITSYEEALTRLQEQTYLRAQLKEEYGWRWRSKAPLEQRMALKLGSAPAALADTLTPEDALTVERAEETEHAHPDMSALTSGEVRGERERPALTSGAHEGERDTEETDAQRAEGALTRSETEALTERRHARIRLLYTELGRRPEWTEIRDALTDAGLSDKPVSRPTAQRLRAQVEEAAPGA